The following are encoded together in the Robertmurraya sp. FSL R5-0851 genome:
- a CDS encoding bifunctional adenosylcobinamide kinase/adenosylcobinamide-phosphate guanylyltransferase, with translation MAEAGQLIFISGGVRSGKSSFAEKTAMELTKKTQGNLHYIASGVAFDEEMKDRIKRHQQQRNEGEHQWVTWEEPYFLHNLSTVFQPNDIVLFDCLTNLLNNRLFQTEERLMDPSFHKEIRISIIEGILSVQKSCHTLIVVSNEILNEPIHSSDLVLVYAKILGRLNQQVVARAKEAYLVEAGIPICMKKEDDDVVFRDGRSM, from the coding sequence ATGGCGGAGGCTGGACAGCTGATATTTATTAGTGGTGGGGTTAGAAGTGGAAAAAGCAGTTTTGCTGAGAAAACAGCCATGGAGCTAACAAAGAAAACTCAAGGAAATCTCCACTATATTGCTTCAGGAGTTGCTTTTGATGAGGAAATGAAGGACCGAATTAAAAGGCATCAACAGCAAAGAAATGAAGGCGAGCACCAGTGGGTAACTTGGGAGGAACCCTATTTTTTACATAACCTCTCCACTGTTTTTCAACCGAATGATATTGTGCTCTTTGACTGCTTAACGAATCTATTAAACAACCGTTTGTTTCAAACCGAGGAGAGGCTGATGGACCCGTCTTTTCATAAGGAAATCAGGATATCAATCATAGAGGGGATCCTTTCGGTACAGAAAAGTTGTCACACCCTCATCGTCGTTAGTAATGAAATCTTGAATGAACCGATTCACTCTAGTGACCTTGTTCTTGTGTATGCAAAGATCCTTGGAAGGTTAAATCAACAGGTCGTTGCAAGGGCAAAGGAAGCGTATCTCGTGGAAGCAGGAATTCCAATTTGCATGAAAAAGGAGGATGATGACGTTGTATTTCGTGATGGGAGGAGCATGTAA
- a CDS encoding ECF transporter S component, with protein MKVEKVTWMAVFIALTVVGGMLKIPAIIGSVALDSFPAIVAAALLGGIPGAIVGGIGHMVSALIGGMPLGPMHFLIAIEMAILTWIFAYFYQKGSKWTASILFVLGNTFAAPLPFIFLISKAFYISLVPSLLIASIFNTVLAVIVAPRLASIMKPAVAGKFQK; from the coding sequence ATGAAGGTGGAAAAAGTAACTTGGATGGCTGTGTTTATCGCTTTAACAGTTGTAGGTGGCATGTTGAAAATTCCAGCAATCATCGGAAGTGTCGCGCTTGATTCGTTTCCAGCAATCGTTGCTGCCGCGCTTTTAGGAGGAATCCCAGGGGCGATCGTCGGTGGAATAGGCCATATGGTATCAGCATTAATCGGAGGAATGCCTCTTGGACCTATGCATTTCTTAATCGCTATCGAAATGGCAATACTTACATGGATATTTGCTTATTTTTATCAAAAAGGCAGCAAGTGGACGGCGTCTATTTTATTCGTGCTAGGTAATACCTTTGCAGCTCCCCTCCCATTTATCTTTTTAATCTCAAAAGCATTTTATATTAGTCTGGTTCCCTCTTTACTCATTGCATCTATCTTTAATACCGTTTTAGCTGTGATCGTTGCTCCACGATTAGCTAGCATCATGAAACCAGCAGTAGCGGGGAAATTTCAAAAATGA
- a CDS encoding bifunctional adenosylcobinamide kinase/adenosylcobinamide-phosphate guanylyltransferase encodes MMGGACNGKAEWVRSHFCLGQYPRVSWIKAYECSYYDWISEDSTDSLVVVEGIEYWIRDLSLQHESDKVRQIWKETLLNWDQWEKDGCKRKLVIIGSDITRGIVPVEKADRKWRDDAGWTFQDTVQLCDRVDHIWYGIGQRMK; translated from the coding sequence GTGATGGGAGGAGCATGTAACGGAAAAGCCGAGTGGGTACGTAGCCATTTTTGTTTGGGTCAGTATCCACGAGTAAGTTGGATAAAAGCTTATGAATGCTCATATTATGACTGGATTAGTGAAGATTCTACTGACTCCTTAGTGGTGGTTGAAGGAATCGAGTATTGGATCAGGGATTTATCGCTGCAACACGAATCAGATAAAGTAAGACAAATATGGAAAGAGACACTATTGAATTGGGATCAATGGGAAAAGGATGGTTGCAAGAGAAAACTCGTCATCATTGGGTCAGATATTACTAGAGGAATTGTACCTGTTGAAAAAGCAGATCGGAAATGGCGTGATGATGCAGGATGGACATTTCAGGATACGGTCCAACTATGTGATCGAGTGGATCATATTTGGTACGGAATTGGGCAACGCATGAAGTAA